The Streptomyces sp. RKAG293 genome includes a region encoding these proteins:
- the ehuD gene encoding ectoine/hydroxyectoine ABC transporter permease subunit EhuD, protein MWDWNTAREGLPVVLDGFGITLLATVLGSVVAMVLGLLIAVLRRAPTRWVTVPVRIVVEFVRSTPVMIQLFAVWVLVPSLDPLTIGIAVLGIHYAMYTSEVYRAGIDAVPQGQWEAAVALSLPRGRVWRAVILPQAVRKVVPALGNYVISMFKETPFLSVITVQEMVHEANEYGSVHFAYLEAFTLAAAIFLVASYPTSMLMRRLEKRLAQ, encoded by the coding sequence ATGTGGGACTGGAACACCGCCCGTGAGGGACTGCCCGTGGTCCTGGACGGCTTCGGGATCACCCTGCTCGCCACGGTGCTCGGATCCGTCGTCGCCATGGTGCTCGGACTGCTGATCGCCGTGCTCCGCCGCGCCCCGACCCGCTGGGTCACCGTGCCCGTCCGCATCGTCGTGGAGTTCGTACGCTCCACCCCGGTGATGATCCAGCTCTTCGCCGTCTGGGTGCTGGTGCCCAGCCTGGATCCGCTGACCATCGGCATCGCCGTCCTCGGCATCCACTACGCGATGTACACCTCCGAGGTGTACCGCGCCGGGATCGACGCCGTACCCCAGGGACAGTGGGAGGCGGCGGTCGCGCTCTCGCTGCCGCGCGGCCGGGTGTGGCGCGCGGTGATCCTGCCGCAGGCCGTCCGCAAGGTCGTTCCGGCACTGGGCAACTACGTGATCTCCATGTTCAAGGAGACGCCGTTCCTCTCGGTGATCACCGTGCAGGAGATGGTCCACGAGGCGAACGAGTACGGCAGCGTCCACTTCGCCTATCTGGAGGCCTTCACCCTCGCCGCCGCGATCTTCCTCGTCGCGAGCTACCCCACCTCGATGCTGATGAGAAGACTGGAGAAGCGCCTTGCTCAGTGA